The stretch of DNA atccgtttcgtttattttatttagaaataaatttagctagaaaatgtgaatcaactaggatttgaacttaggtctcgaataccaaccaccaatttctttgccacttgctctaaggacgatCGGTAGTTCCGCCATATTTCATAAACCTCATTTAATCCGTTGTGTATATCAATCCGTTGTGTATATCTATCCTTTTcctttactatttatttttttttaaagagagagcCCTGAACCactattttcaattttctttttcagatAAAGCTTAATATATTCCGCATTTCAATTTTCAGTGGAAactacacacacatacatagttgataattaaaagtttaagaaGCACTCAAGCTGATCTTGATCTTGCATTGTCGACACTCTCATTCCTTTACACCAAAATCGAAGCGCAAGAACACACTCATTTTTAAGTCACTACCTTACTCAATTTTGGTACAAGTTTTCTTCAGTAGAAAAGACTATCAAATTACAGAAGATTAAGTAGGAGATGTCTCCAATTGACAAAGGAATCAGTAAACAAGCTGCGGTTCGAATTCAGCGAAGTCGACCGATCCTGATTCGATCGGGGGCATGAGATAAGCCGCGATGATCTCGGAAACTAAGGCCGCAATAAGCGGAATCCTTTTCAGGTTCTTCACAAGGGGAATGTCTTGGGTCTCCCCGACTGCTACCAGCTTCTGGTTGATCTCGACCATCCGATCCAATTTTCTCTTGAATTCGGGGTTCTCGACGTCCAAGACGGCCGGGAATATCCTCGCAGTCGTGCGGTTGGTCTAAAATCACATCAAACTCGATCATAAATTGAACATATAGGCAGAGTATTGTAAGTTGTGCAACAAAGTTGATAAATTGGTCATTTATGAGGGATTAAGTAACAAATGAAGGGAATTTACACATGAATTAGAAGATGTTGTTACCTCAATGATGACATGCATGTCGAATTCTTTGGTGTTGAGACCGATTCCTTCGTAGAAAGCAGTACGCTGGCAATCGTTAAGGTACATCGTCACGTACACCTGCGATTCGAAGATTCTTCAGCAATCGCGCGACTCTTCGATAACAAAATGACGCAAAGAAACACGTGCCGACGAAAATTTGGAAATATTTTGTACCAAACCAACTTAAAGAGCATTTTAAAGTTTGTAGACAACTCATTGTCTTTTTAAATTCACTACGATTTTGCCGAATGAAGTTGCAGAATCGCGTGACTATAGTGAATTTACCGAGAGGCAGAAGAATCGAGCCCACAGCTTTGCCTTCCAGTCGTTGAGGAACTGCGGCTGCGCTTTGAGCAGCGCGGAGAAGAAATCGCCGTGCCGGTTCTCGTCCTGGCACCAGTTCTCGAAGTACTTGAAGATCGGATAGCATTGGTACTCCGGGTTCTCCTTGAGGTGCCGAAAAATGGTGATGTACCTCCAGTAACCGATCTTCTCGGACAGGTACGTCGCGTAGAAGATGAACTTGGGCTTGAAGAATGTGTACTTCCGAGCCTTCGTTAAGAAGCCCAAATCCAGTGCCAAGTTGAAATCAGAGAGACCCTTGTTCAGAAACCTGAAACAGAagaaagatttaaaatttgaggtaCATCAGTTTGATCTGTTTGAAGTAGTACGCTTTTCAAATCAGAGTAAAAATACAGCGAAAAGTAAGTGCATAATGCATACCCTGCATGCCTTGCTTCATCCCTGGACATGAGGGAGAATATCTCAGCTACTACTGGATTGGTTTTCTGCCATGTAAATTTTTCAGTAAGCCGGTAATCCGACAACAGTAATTcctcgaaaaagaaaaaaaaaatcctccgcGAAGGGCGCGGAAATAAGATTTAACGTCTATTTTTGTAGTTCAGAAGCTCATTCATCTACACGctcggaaaaaaaatttaaattagaagcCCTACTAGTAGAATGTAGTGTTTTTATTTCAACATTTATTGCAAGAAGTTCAGACAAATTAACAGATACTGAAGTTTTATAATAGACGAGACAGAAGGCAATAGAGAATTAGAGGTCTGACGCGACTTAAACTCAGAACTTTtatgttaaataatacgaaacaaaCTGATAGAATggtattttaaataattttatacttAACGATTCGAACCTTTAACCTTCTTCCGAGCTCCTTGTAGAGCAAGAAGCCGGAGAATTCGGCGGTGCACGACCTCTCGAGGAACTCGACGAAGATCTCCCGGAGCGGGCCCTGCATCTTGTCGGCGGCGGCCTTGAACTCCGGGTTGCGGACGAAGTGGGTCTGGTTGTAGTCCGTCTTGAACTCGTTGAGCAGCGCCTCGAACTCCGCCTGGTTCAGCTTCTTGTTGATCTCCGTGTTGAACAGCCGCTCCATCTCGTCGAAGTCCGTCGTGTAGAACCGCGGCGTCAGCAGCGTCTCCTTTATCGACGTCTTCCCCGCCTTCTTCGGCTTCTGGGGGGCCatagcagcggcggcggcggcaatgcGGAATTTGAGATGAGGGTGCCTAACAACTGGTCTGCCGAATGGACGGATGGGATTGACCGGCTTGATCAGGGAGAGCTCGGCGGCCGCCGCCATGTTTGCTTTCAGATTCGTGCTCTGAAGATTGGAATTTTGGCCTTTGGGACCTTCACTTGGGAGTGGGAGGGGGGGTATGGTATAAGATGTAATATGGTAAttgataatgatgatgatgatgattttgGTGATTGGGTGCCGCATCCCGTGAAATCTATGTGCTCCAATGAAGTGCTGACACGTGTAAGGGAATCTTGAGGTGTACCTTCGTCCTGAGAGAGTGCAGTGTAAACTAGCGGTTCTGATTGTGCCACGTGTGCTGTGCCAGGGCATGGTGGTGTTGTATGATTCGTGTCCTGTTcaaggaaattttttttaaaaaactgtgGATTGGTcatagcgaaaaaaaaaaaaaaaaaaa from Ananas comosus cultivar F153 linkage group 18, ASM154086v1, whole genome shotgun sequence encodes:
- the LOC109724236 gene encoding magnesium-protoporphyrin IX monomethyl ester [oxidative] cyclase, chloroplastic, translated to MAAAAELSLIKPVNPIRPFGRPVVRHPHLKFRIAAAAAAMAPQKPKKAGKTSIKETLLTPRFYTTDFDEMERLFNTEINKKLNQAEFEALLNEFKTDYNQTHFVRNPEFKAAADKMQGPLREIFVEFLERSCTAEFSGFLLYKELGRRLKKTNPVVAEIFSLMSRDEARHAGFLNKGLSDFNLALDLGFLTKARKYTFFKPKFIFYATYLSEKIGYWRYITIFRHLKENPEYQCYPIFKYFENWCQDENRHGDFFSALLKAQPQFLNDWKAKLWARFFCLSVYVTMYLNDCQRTAFYEGIGLNTKEFDMHVIIETNRTTARIFPAVLDVENPEFKRKLDRMVEINQKLVAVGETQDIPLVKNLKRIPLIAALVSEIIAAYLMPPIESGSVDFAEFEPQLVY